The window ATTACCACAATAACCAATTATCAATAGCCGGTTTACTACTTATAGATTACGGACGCTCATCATCACGGTCATTGAGCCAATTGTAGAAAGGCACAGGACGTACATTTGAAGCCTTGTCCTCCACCTGCAAAGTATTTACCTTCTTATTTACAAGGCGTTCCACAACCTTGCTGTACGCTCCCACAAACACCGCTCTCAATGTACTGCTCACCTTGCCCCCGCAAGCGTCTAGGAGAGAATTCATATGGCTAAGAAAAAGAAATCAATAATTGAAAGTTACGAACTGAAAAACGGTGAGAAACGTTACATGTTTCAGTTATACATCGGTGTCAATCCGCTAACAGGAAAAGAACAAAGAACAACTAGACGAGGCTTTAAAACACAAAAAGAAGCCCAGTTGGCTCTATCTCGCTTACGACTGGAGATAGACAACGGGACTTTCAGAAAAGTATCGGTTGAAACTTATCAAGATTTGTATAATTTGTGGATTGTACAATATGAAAAGACTGTTGAGCAAAGCACATTTGTTAAAACAAATGAGCTTTTCGATAATCACATCTTACCAGTGATGGGCAAATATAAGATAGATAAAATCAACGTAGATGTGTGTCAGAAACATGTGGATGAATGGGCTGTGAAGTTGAAGAAGTTTCGCGCGATAAAAGCGTATGCATCGAGGGTCCTAGACTTTGCGATTAAACGCGGCTATATAGAAACAAATCCGTTTACCTATGTAGATATGCCTGCCGCTGCTTCTAAGAAGGTTGTTGTAACCAATGAAGATGAAGCAGAGAATTTTTATACTCGGGAGCAACTTATCAAGTTCCTATCTTGCTTAGAACAAGAAAGTAACTACAAAGCGTATGCTCTCTTCCGATTACTAGCGTTCAGTGGCATGCGTAAAGGTGAAGCGTTGGCCCTTACGTGGAATGACCTGAACTTAACAACAAACGATCTACGCATTAATAAAGCACTTTCACGAGGTAAGGATAACAAGCTTTATGTGAAATCCACAAAGACAGGCGTTGCCCGTACAATCAAAATGGATGATAACACAGTGGCCATCTTGAAGGTGTGGAAGAAAAAGCAGAAGCAAGATTATTTAATACCGGGCTTTAATACGTTGCAGCCGAAGCAACTTATTTTTAGTAATGAGCGCAACGAATACATGCAGCCTACAAAGACACGCAAGTGGATTGTACATGTACAGGATAAATATGAGCTAGGCACAATCACAACTCATGGTTTACGTCACACGCATTGTTCATTGTTATTTGAAGCTGGCGCAAGCATTAAAGAAGTACAGGACCGTTTAGGCCACACGGACATACAAACGACAATGAACATCTACACACACGTTACGAAGGAAGCGAAAGAAGAAGCAATACTTAAGTTTACCAACTACATTAAAATGTAGATAAATGACTACGGGTTTGAATACGGTTGAATACGGTTCAATGAAGTCTGATGAACTAAGTAAAAAGAAAAAACCCTTGATATACAAGGGTTTTGACGTTGTTTGACACTCAATGAATTTGTACTATGGAGCATAGGGGGCTCGAACCCCTGACCTTCACACTGCCAGCGTGACACTCTCCCAGCTGAGCTAATGCCCCGAATCTTTGGTACAATAAGGATTATAGCAATAAGCTTCGAAAAAGACAATAGGCAGGAGGAACGTCTATATGCAGCATGCAGAGAGAGAAATTACCGGACCCGTTGCGTTATGTAACGACAAAGGGTTATTAAATCCGGAAGCAATCGGTTTCGCACGTCAGCCTTTCATCCAGAGTAATTTGAAGAACCATTTCATGCGTAAGAAGAAGTGGAATTATTGGTGTGTGTACGGGGAAGATTTACTGTTTTCCGCGACGATTAGCCATCTCGATTATGCAGCTGTCTGCTTTGTCTATATTCTGGATTACGAAACGCAACGTTTTTATGAAAAACAAATAACAATTCCAATCGGACGAAATGTGAAGATGCCTGAGAATGTACTGGATAGCGTCAAGTTCGTGAATGATAATCTGACCGTTCAAATCATACATATCCAAGGTGAAACACATCTGTCCGTAACAATTCAAGACTTTGATAATGAAGTTCTTCATGCAGATTTCAATATTGCTCATCCTATCGACGATGAATCGTTGAATGTCGTTATACCTAAAAGTCGGGATATTTTTCAATTCACCGCAAAGCATCATTCATTGCCGACATCAGGATTTGTTAAAATCGGTGACAAACGCTACGATTTTAACCCAGAATACAGTTTTGCTGTTCTCGATTACGGCAGAGGCGTCTGGCCTCGCAAAGCAGAATGGAACTGGGCAATGGCCTCACAACGTCTCGGCGGTCGCCGTATTGGGCTTAACTTCGGCGGTAAATGGACGGACGGGACGGGCATGACTGAAAACGCAGTGTTTGTTGATGGAGCAATGACCAAAGTTCACGAAGATGTCCTATTCACCTATGACAAAATGAACTTTATGACGCCCTGGAAAATCCGTACAAAGTTTACTGATACCGTCGACATGACCTTTACACCATTTTTTGAACGAGTTTCTTTGACCAATGTCCGGCTCGTACGCACTGAAGTCCATCAAGTGGTTGGCTATTTTGAGGGGACCGTACGCTTACAGGACGGTTCCATGCTACAAATCCGTAACATGCTCGGGTGCTCCGAAGAACACATTGCCAAATGGTAAAATCCGATAGTATCCTTTGCACTTTATATTTCCTTCTTACTGACCGGCTAAAATGCCGGTTTTTTTAAATTGAATTGAGACTTTTGTTTAGAAAGTTTGTTTTTAGGCAAATTAATAAGTATGAGTACAAATAGGAAAGGCAGTGATTTTTATGAAAAGCTTAAATGTTTTAGGTGTGGCCTTAATTTCGGGTGCATTGCTGTTAGGTGCGTGTGGAAACCTCGGGAAAAATGCGGATAAGCCGAATCGAGAAGAGGCAGATGTTACTCTTGAACGTGAGAAGGAAGGCGGTTCCATCGAAACGGGTGATGGATTCGGCTTTAATACATTCGATCTTGAAATCGACGTCGACGGAAAAGATGCAATTGACGTTGATTATAATGTCGAGAAAAAAGCGGAAGCGGAGTATGAAAATAAATTAATGAATATAAAAGTGAAAGATAATGAAGCGATGGATGAGCTTAATTTGCTCTTTTTAGACATTCGTATTACGAAAGACACGCCTGAAAAAGAAGTGATTGATAAAATCCTCCAGTGGTATGGCTTAGATTCATACTCAAAATTCGATCTTGAAGTCGAATTTGACGATGGAACAACACTTGATATTGAAAATGTAAAATAAAATAGGATAACTCTAAACTTGAAAGTGAAAAGTGTTCGATGTTGCTAACAGGACAAAAATCGAGTTTTAAAAAACTTATTATTCTATAGAAAGAGGCTACAAGGACAAGTATCCTTGTAGCCTCTTTCTGTTTAGACAAACCGCTTCTGCTTTTCTTTATGTCTAGCTACAGGCGCCAGCCCCTCGGGGTCGCAAGTCATTTTGCTGTGGGGGCTAAACGGCGCCTTCCACTTTTCTTTATGTCTAGCTACAGCGGCCAAACGCTTGGGTCATAAGTCGTTCCGGCTAGGAAGGATTGAAATGCATCCTTCCCGGGCAAAGTACGCCACTTCGCCGGTACGTCTTATGCCTGTCGCGTCTGTGCAGGCCGCTTCCGCTTTTCTATACTTTCGATTCTAGTAGCATGTTATAAAATACGCCTTGCTGTTCAATCAATTCTTCTTGGTTTCCGGATTCAATCAGTTTCCCTTGTTCCATGACATAGACAGTATTTGCTTTCCGTACTGTGTTCAATCTATGTGCAATGACGAAACTGGTTCTGCCCTCCATAAGGCGATCAAGGGCTTCTTGGATTTCCAGTTCTGTCACAGTGTCAATGCTGCTTGTTGCTTCATCGAGTAATAAAAGGACCGGGTCTGCAACGAGTGCTCTCGCGATTGACAACAACTGCTTCTGACCTTGAGAAATCTCACCGCCATCCGCTGTCAATACAGTGTCATAGCCATTTTCCAACCGACTAATGAAACTGTGCGCATTGGCCTGTTTTGCCGCTTTGATGACCTCTTCATCTGTTGCATCAAGTTTTCCATAACGGATATTTTCAAGTACTGTCGCTTCAAAAAGAAATGGGTCTTGCAAGACGAATGCAGTCTGACTGCGAAGCGTTTTTCGCGGCAATTTGCTAATCGGAATGCCATCGATGTAGATTTCTCCTTTATCGACTTCATAGAACCTGGCAAGCAACTGCATAATGGTTGTTTTCCCTGCGCCTGTTGCCCCGACAAATGCAGCCGTTTCCCCTGCCTTTACATGGAATGATAAATCATTAATGGTATAGCCGTCTGTTTCGACTGCATAGCCAAAGGAAACGTTGCGGAATTCTACGTCCCCTTGTAGGGCCATATCCGCATATTCTGTCGCTTCATCCTTCTCAACCGGTTCATCCATGATTTTGAAGACCCGCTCCGCTCCCGCGATTGCCGATAGGACCGTGTTGAATTGGTTCGCGAGATCATTAAGCGGACGTGTAAACTGGCGTGCGAACTCCGAAAAAATAACGATTGTTCCGACCGTTACAATTCCGTCTCCTTTTAGTGCTAGCAATCCCCCCACGCCTGCAACGACCGCAAAACTCGCGTTGTTCAACATATTCATCACTTTTGGTATAAAACCTGAATAAGTCAATGCCCAGAAACCGGTGCGGCGAAGGCGGCCACTTTTCTCTGCAAACTCTTCCATTACACGTTCTTCCTGAGAAAATGCTTTGACAATACGCTGACCGGAAATCGTCTCTTCGATCATTCCGTTCAATTCACCTACCGCCTGCTGTTGTTCTTTAAACAACAGGCCTGTACGACGTGTAATCCACCGAATCGCGACGAACATCACTGGCACAATAATCATCGTCAGCAATGTCAGCAGCGGGCTTAAGTAAAGCATGACCGCAAATGTTCCTGTCAGCGTCAAAATGCTTGAAAACACTTGAATGAAAGATGAATTCAGTGTTTGGCTGACGTTTTCTATATCATTTGTGATGCGGCTCATCAGTTCTCCGTGCTGCCGTTTATCGAAAAATGTGACCGGTAACTTTTGAAGATGCGCAAACAGGCTCGTCCGTAATCGGAAGACAGTTTGCTGGGCAATGCCGACCATCCAATAGTTCTGGAAATACATCGCAAGTGATAAGCCGATGTAAATCGCGATCAGTAACCCGATATTGCCACCTACCCCCGCGAACTCCATTGGAATAATATAATGGTCAATAATTTTACCAATCATCAACGGTCCTAGCAGCGCTAAGACTGAACTGACGAAAACAAGCGCAAGGACAGCAATGAGCAGACCCCGTTGTTCATCGACAAGTTTCCAGATGCGAAAGAGAACCGATTTCCAGTTACTCGCGCGTTCTTTTTTCTTTTTTCCTTTGCCTTGAATATCCTCTTTGGATAGAATCGGCTCGTAGCCGAACGGTTTACGAATTGCGCGTAACATCGGCTGCCACCTCCTCATCGGATTGAGATTCCGCGATTTTCCGGTACAATGCGGACTGCTCCATCAAGTCCTCATGCGTTCCGTAGCCTACAACTTGCCCTTCATCCAAAAGAAGGATCTTGTCAGCTCCTTGTGCGGTCCGGATCTTCTGCGTGACAACAAGCATTGTCGCTACTTCTCCTTCAAGCGCATCCCATAATGCCGTTTCTGTTTTCACGTCCAACGCACTAGTACTGTCGTCAAGAATAAGAATGGACGGTTTCCGGACGAGCGCCCTTGCGATGGATAGACGCTGTTTCTGTCCGCCAGATAAGTTCACACCTTTTTGCCCGACCCGGGTACCATATTTCAGCGGGAACAAGTCAATGGATTCGTGGATTTGCGCTTTTTTAGCCGCCTCCTCCAGTTCGTCGACATGCGCCTCCGTATCACCCCATGATAAGTTGTCCAAAATCGACCCTGTGAATAAAATCGATTGCTGTGGAACGAATCCGATTGTATCTCTCAAATCTTTCAGCGGCCAATCTTCCACTTCTGTTCCGCTGACATAGATTCCCCCTTGTGTTTTTTCAAAGATACGTGGAATTAAATTAAGCAATGTAGATTTTCCGGATCCCGTTGCCCCCATAATGGCGAGCTTTTCCCCCGGTGAAACATGGAATGACACGTTATCCAAGATCGGTTCTTGCTTACCCGGATACATGAACGATACGTTCTCGAAGCGCAAATCACCTTCATTGTGCAATAGTCCTGTGCTTTCTGAACTATGAATTTCCAAGTCTTCATTCGCAAGTAACACTTCTTCCATCCGTTCAGAAGATGC of the Sporosarcina sp. FSL K6-1508 genome contains:
- a CDS encoding site-specific integrase → MAKKKKSIIESYELKNGEKRYMFQLYIGVNPLTGKEQRTTRRGFKTQKEAQLALSRLRLEIDNGTFRKVSVETYQDLYNLWIVQYEKTVEQSTFVKTNELFDNHILPVMGKYKIDKINVDVCQKHVDEWAVKLKKFRAIKAYASRVLDFAIKRGYIETNPFTYVDMPAAASKKVVVTNEDEAENFYTREQLIKFLSCLEQESNYKAYALFRLLAFSGMRKGEALALTWNDLNLTTNDLRINKALSRGKDNKLYVKSTKTGVARTIKMDDNTVAILKVWKKKQKQDYLIPGFNTLQPKQLIFSNERNEYMQPTKTRKWIVHVQDKYELGTITTHGLRHTHCSLLFEAGASIKEVQDRLGHTDIQTTMNIYTHVTKEAKEEAILKFTNYIKM
- a CDS encoding DUF2804 domain-containing protein, encoding MQHAEREITGPVALCNDKGLLNPEAIGFARQPFIQSNLKNHFMRKKKWNYWCVYGEDLLFSATISHLDYAAVCFVYILDYETQRFYEKQITIPIGRNVKMPENVLDSVKFVNDNLTVQIIHIQGETHLSVTIQDFDNEVLHADFNIAHPIDDESLNVVIPKSRDIFQFTAKHHSLPTSGFVKIGDKRYDFNPEYSFAVLDYGRGVWPRKAEWNWAMASQRLGGRRIGLNFGGKWTDGTGMTENAVFVDGAMTKVHEDVLFTYDKMNFMTPWKIRTKFTDTVDMTFTPFFERVSLTNVRLVRTEVHQVVGYFEGTVRLQDGSMLQIRNMLGCSEEHIAKW
- a CDS encoding YusW family protein encodes the protein MKSLNVLGVALISGALLLGACGNLGKNADKPNREEADVTLEREKEGGSIETGDGFGFNTFDLEIDVDGKDAIDVDYNVEKKAEAEYENKLMNIKVKDNEAMDELNLLFLDIRITKDTPEKEVIDKILQWYGLDSYSKFDLEVEFDDGTTLDIENVK
- a CDS encoding ABC transporter ATP-binding protein — protein: MLRAIRKPFGYEPILSKEDIQGKGKKKKERASNWKSVLFRIWKLVDEQRGLLIAVLALVFVSSVLALLGPLMIGKIIDHYIIPMEFAGVGGNIGLLIAIYIGLSLAMYFQNYWMVGIAQQTVFRLRTSLFAHLQKLPVTFFDKRQHGELMSRITNDIENVSQTLNSSFIQVFSSILTLTGTFAVMLYLSPLLTLLTMIIVPVMFVAIRWITRRTGLLFKEQQQAVGELNGMIEETISGQRIVKAFSQEERVMEEFAEKSGRLRRTGFWALTYSGFIPKVMNMLNNASFAVVAGVGGLLALKGDGIVTVGTIVIFSEFARQFTRPLNDLANQFNTVLSAIAGAERVFKIMDEPVEKDEATEYADMALQGDVEFRNVSFGYAVETDGYTINDLSFHVKAGETAAFVGATGAGKTTIMQLLARFYEVDKGEIYIDGIPISKLPRKTLRSQTAFVLQDPFLFEATVLENIRYGKLDATDEEVIKAAKQANAHSFISRLENGYDTVLTADGGEISQGQKQLLSIARALVADPVLLLLDEATSSIDTVTELEIQEALDRLMEGRTSFVIAHRLNTVRKANTVYVMEQGKLIESGNQEELIEQQGVFYNMLLESKV